In Mytilus trossulus isolate FHL-02 chromosome 6, PNRI_Mtr1.1.1.hap1, whole genome shotgun sequence, a single window of DNA contains:
- the LOC134723168 gene encoding uncharacterized protein LOC134723168, with product MASLYLIYCLLNSLFSCYCVNSANTQYMKDSIKNYFSDTRHHDPKFRAYKYAAKEYIYNEFHKFGLRTEYHTFQETSVSPTDYFQTVIGILRGTNFGTVHDRIIGLGAHYDTVNTTKGVDDNGAGVAAMLEVVRQFSDMNKNGITRKNTIVFAGFDLEEYGACQSCSLRNFPAWAGSRNFVKSWLPAWLSINYGKDLPPIMHGVIIMDTMMEYNTSSKSQKFPEGYESAFQALFKDTYNSIASDNFRGDFLNMIYRKPTNDSYLAEAFHSAWTESGRPEYQIESFPLPFVSVDGVDQRKLEVLSNFLRSDHANFWENGFPAIWLTDSANFRGDMIQCYHKECDNLEVMLTDENINFLGKTADALLKTIHKLSEPSGSGTKEDSSSAGITAGGIVGIIIAVIVLQLPFIVAYLLWRKNRSIPYQQNIDENPTNGKG from the exons ATGGCGTctttatatcttatttattgTTTGCTTAATTCATTGTTCAGTT GTTATTGTGTAAATTCAGCTAACACACAGTATATGAAAGATTCGATAAAGAATTATTTCTCTGATACCCGACACCACGACCCTAAATTCAGAGCGTATAAGTATGCTGCaaaagaatatatttacaaCGAATTTCACAAGTTTGGACTAAGAACTGAATACCATACATTTCAGGAGACATCTGTTTCTCCTACT GATTATTTCCAAACTGTTATTGGTATACTAAGGGGTACAAACTTTGGAACAGTACACGACCGAATTATAGGACTAGGTGCACACTATGACACGGTTAATACCACCAAAG GAGTTGACGATAATGGAGCAGGAGTTGCAGCAATGTTGGAAGTTGTACGACAGTTTAGTGACATGAACAAGAATGGTATCACAAGAAAAAACACCATTGTATTTGCAGGGTTTGACCTTGAGGAATATGGAG CATGCCAGTCGTGTAGTCTTCGAAATTTTCCTGCTTGGGCTGGGAgtcgaaattttgtaaaatcatgGCTCCCTGCATGGCTATCAATAAATTATGGTAAAGATCTGCCACCAATAATGCACGGAGTTATAATCATGGATACAATGATGGAATATAATACTTCAAGTAAATCTCAGAAATTTCCAGAAGGATACGAGTCTGCA TTTCAAGCATTATTCAAAGATACCTATAATAGTATTGCATCCGACAACTTTAGAGGAGACttcttaaatatgatttatcGTAAACCAACTAACGACTCCTATCTAGCTGAAGCTTTCCATTCGGCATGGACAGAGTCAGGAAGACCAGAATATCAAATTGAGTCCTTTCCTCTCCCTTTCGTGAGTGTCGATGGAGTAGACCAGAGGAAATTAGAAGTCTTAAGTAACTTTTTACGCAGTGATCACGCCAATTTCTGGGAAAATGGATTCCCTGCTATCTGGTTAACCGATTCAG CCAATTTTCGTGGTGACATGATACAGTGCTACCACAAGGAATGCGATAATCTAGAAGTGATGCTGACAGATGAAAACATTAATTTCCTTGGTAAAACAGCCGATGCACTTTTAAAGACGATCCATAAACTGTCAGAACCTTCTGGGTCTG GTACAAAAGAAGACAGCAGTTCAGCAGGTATAACTGCAGGAGGCATTGTTGGAATCATAATAGCGGTGATAGTTTTACAGCTACCCTTTATTGTGGCATATTTACTATGGAGGAAGAATAGATCAATTCCATACCAGCAGAATATAGATGAAAATCCCACAAATGGAAAAGGATAG